In Thermodesulfobacteriota bacterium, the following proteins share a genomic window:
- the rnfG gene encoding RnfABCDGE type electron transport complex subunit G — MRELIKMVVVLTVLTAASGGLLAGVRDATKEKIELQVLNFVQGPVLKQMFTKASNDMIADRFTLQDGKEAIVLFPVAVDGKVRYVAFNSSGKGGFGGDVGLMVGVDIESGKIISAGVTTHSETPGIGSRAKTEPDLVGRFVGLAANQEFKVKGDGGQIDAISGATVTSRGVCNAATSAGQRYGRLETEIKNKTGNL; from the coding sequence ATGCGTGAATTAATTAAGATGGTGGTAGTGCTCACCGTTTTGACGGCGGCTTCAGGCGGTCTGCTGGCCGGGGTCAGGGATGCGACCAAGGAAAAAATCGAACTGCAGGTGCTCAATTTTGTGCAGGGACCGGTACTGAAGCAGATGTTCACGAAAGCCTCCAACGACATGATCGCCGACCGATTCACTCTCCAGGACGGGAAGGAAGCGATTGTTCTTTTCCCCGTAGCCGTCGACGGCAAGGTACGGTATGTGGCGTTTAATTCCAGCGGTAAGGGCGGTTTCGGAGGAGATGTCGGGTTGATGGTGGGCGTGGATATTGAAAGCGGCAAGATTATTTCCGCGGGGGTGACGACGCATAGTGAGACCCCGGGGATCGGCTCCAGAGCCAAGACGGAACCGGACCTGGTCGGCCGTTTTGTCGGCCTGGCCGCGAACCAGGAATTTAAGGTTAAAGGAGATGGCGGTCAGATCGACGCCATCAGCGGTGCCACGGTTACCTCTCGTGGCGTCTGTAACGCCGCCACCAGCGCCGGACAACGCTATGGCCGGCTGGAAACTGAAATAAAAAACAAAACAGGAAATTTATAA
- a CDS encoding RnfABCDGE type electron transport complex subunit D, with protein MHSERKLVVSHAPFWHDGGSIAARHYNILLAALIPVIAGIVTYGVPALGVVALAVSTAIGWEFLMNKITRRPVTVGDGNAALTGLLLAMLLPATMPWWVVVTGTFLAVVICKQIFGGLGANPFNPVLMGTAMLMTGWPMLMDFNHMLADYVTGFNMVDPLWSAKYFGPETVASFTAGDLLLGKQAGGIGTAFGLGIIIGGFYLMIRGFIRWEIVLSFLVGVAVTALAFNMKNPDAYAGPVFHLLAGYTLAGAVFFATEDSSSPVNLTPMLIYGVGGGVMTVLIRNIGVYVDGVVFAILVMNLINPLIDKIRPKAMGKVA; from the coding sequence ATGCATAGCGAGAGAAAACTGGTTGTTTCACACGCGCCATTCTGGCATGACGGCGGCTCGATCGCGGCCCGGCATTACAATATTCTGCTGGCGGCGCTGATCCCGGTTATCGCCGGAATCGTGACCTACGGTGTCCCGGCTCTCGGCGTCGTCGCCCTGGCCGTGTCGACGGCCATCGGCTGGGAGTTTCTGATGAATAAGATCACCCGGCGTCCGGTTACGGTGGGAGACGGCAATGCCGCCCTGACGGGTCTGCTCCTGGCCATGCTCCTGCCCGCGACCATGCCGTGGTGGGTGGTGGTGACGGGTACTTTCCTGGCGGTGGTCATCTGCAAGCAGATCTTCGGCGGACTGGGCGCGAATCCCTTCAACCCGGTACTCATGGGTACGGCCATGCTGATGACGGGATGGCCCATGCTGATGGATTTTAATCATATGCTGGCCGATTACGTGACTGGCTTTAACATGGTCGATCCCCTCTGGTCGGCCAAATATTTCGGGCCGGAAACGGTTGCCTCTTTTACGGCCGGTGATCTTCTGCTGGGCAAACAGGCCGGCGGCATTGGTACCGCTTTCGGCCTGGGCATCATCATCGGCGGTTTTTATTTGATGATCCGGGGCTTCATTCGCTGGGAGATCGTTCTTTCCTTTCTGGTCGGTGTGGCGGTTACGGCCCTGGCATTCAACATGAAAAACCCGGACGCATACGCCGGTCCGGTATTTCACCTGCTGGCCGGATATACGTTGGCCGGCGCCGTTTTTTTCGCCACCGAGGATTCCTCCTCTCCGGTCAATTTGACTCCCATGCTGATTTACGGCGTCGGCGGGGGAGTGATGACGGTGTTAATCAGAAACATCGGGGTGTATGTGGACGGTGTGGTGTTTGCCATTCTGGTGATGAACCTGATCAATCCACTTATCGATAAAATCAGACCAAAAGCAATGGGGAAGGTAGCATAA
- a CDS encoding 4Fe-4S dicluster domain-containing protein, translating into MLQKVPEPSRITFFVEADFVRRDQLAFKTGDGVESGQKIQPVLGNLAYAEASLGGTVTSVFSHTGNFGKKYTGITITVDKGKTAAGSRFQEAGRDITIETAGNFLRCIPGGLPDGLFAFADKIHTIVIQGADEDVLGVTRAYTVKHEMAALKQGIDVLRKISGARQIVLTIPGAMASEGGTAGVEIKTLKPEYPAANPRLVARDCLGITVPAGSACEEAGICFISAEAVASLGKARDTGMVPSRKMITVIKKSGEKVMASAVIGTPVGDVLTACSEKVNENDRIVFGGPMTGSAVFSESHPVEADTDIVIVQDAGQIPGVADRSCINCGDCVRICPARVPVNMLIRYLGAGDYATAADQYDLLSCIECGLCAFACPANIPVFQYIKLGKYEFARHNAAEAEHA; encoded by the coding sequence ATGCTGCAGAAAGTTCCGGAACCGTCCCGGATCACGTTTTTTGTTGAGGCGGATTTCGTGCGAAGAGATCAGTTGGCTTTTAAAACCGGAGATGGGGTTGAAAGCGGCCAGAAAATTCAGCCGGTCCTGGGGAACCTGGCATATGCCGAGGCCTCTCTGGGCGGAACGGTGACGTCAGTTTTTTCCCACACTGGAAATTTCGGTAAAAAATACACCGGGATTACCATTACCGTTGATAAGGGCAAAACGGCTGCCGGCAGCCGTTTTCAGGAAGCGGGAAGGGACATTACGATCGAGACGGCCGGGAATTTTCTGCGGTGTATACCGGGAGGGCTTCCTGACGGGTTGTTCGCTTTTGCGGATAAGATCCATACCATTGTTATTCAGGGCGCGGATGAAGACGTTCTGGGCGTGACCCGGGCGTATACCGTCAAACACGAGATGGCGGCGTTAAAACAGGGGATTGACGTCCTGCGGAAGATTTCCGGGGCCAGGCAAATCGTACTGACGATTCCCGGCGCCATGGCTTCCGAGGGAGGAACCGCGGGCGTGGAAATTAAAACGCTGAAACCCGAGTACCCGGCGGCCAACCCCCGCCTGGTGGCCCGGGACTGCCTGGGAATCACGGTCCCGGCCGGATCCGCCTGTGAAGAGGCTGGTATCTGTTTCATCAGCGCCGAGGCCGTGGCTTCACTGGGAAAAGCCCGCGATACCGGCATGGTGCCAAGCCGGAAAATGATTACCGTGATCAAGAAAAGCGGAGAAAAGGTCATGGCTTCGGCCGTGATAGGCACACCCGTCGGAGACGTCCTGACCGCCTGTTCCGAAAAAGTGAATGAGAACGATCGCATTGTTTTTGGCGGCCCCATGACCGGTTCGGCGGTTTTTTCGGAATCCCATCCGGTGGAAGCGGATACGGATATCGTGATTGTCCAGGACGCCGGGCAGATTCCCGGGGTGGCGGACCGGTCCTGCATCAACTGCGGCGACTGCGTCCGGATTTGTCCGGCCCGGGTTCCGGTCAATATGCTGATCCGGTACCTGGGTGCCGGGGATTACGCCACCGCAGCCGATCAATACGACCTTCTCTCCTGTATCGAATGCGGACTGTGCGCTTTTGCCTGCCCGGCGAATATCCCGGTTTTCCAGTACATCAAACTCGGCAAGTATGAATTTGCCAGACATAATGCGGCGGAGGCGGAACATGCATAG
- a CDS encoding cytochrome c3 family protein, whose protein sequence is MILKENTKFSYALAIVLLIVGVVCYAAGEPARLPDEPPVRKVFMGVAGNVLFDHQGHTDYEGDCTVCHHHGEEASFRACDTCHLSALPKKEPAICAECHPLSKDEHVKDVHYEHHVLMENEPDTWTCKKCHELAEGETIPAACGDCHDPEEVEGQAKIMTYQKSVDAMHAQCIDCHEEMGSGPTACEACHAQ, encoded by the coding sequence ATGATATTAAAAGAAAACACGAAGTTCAGCTATGCTCTGGCCATTGTCCTGCTGATTGTGGGGGTCGTCTGCTACGCGGCCGGCGAGCCGGCCCGTCTCCCTGACGAACCACCCGTCAGGAAGGTTTTCATGGGCGTGGCCGGTAACGTTCTGTTTGATCACCAGGGCCATACGGACTATGAGGGGGACTGCACCGTCTGTCATCATCATGGCGAGGAAGCGTCTTTCCGGGCCTGCGACACCTGCCATTTATCCGCGTTGCCGAAAAAAGAGCCGGCGATCTGTGCCGAGTGCCATCCGCTTTCAAAAGATGAGCATGTCAAGGATGTTCATTATGAACATCACGTGCTGATGGAGAACGAACCCGATACCTGGACCTGCAAGAAATGTCATGAACTGGCGGAAGGTGAGACGATTCCGGCCGCTTGCGGAGACTGCCATGACCCGGAGGAGGTGGAGGGTCAGGCGAAAATCATGACCTATCAGAAATCCGTGGATGCCATGCATGCCCAGTGCATCGACTGTCATGAAGAGATGGGGTCCGGTCCGACGGCCTGCGAAGCCTGTCATGCCCAGTAA